One Sebastes umbrosus isolate fSebUmb1 chromosome 6, fSebUmb1.pri, whole genome shotgun sequence DNA window includes the following coding sequences:
- the fmnl3 gene encoding formin-like protein 3 isoform X2: protein MGNIESVDGQSEMKHHIMPLKVPMPDSNELEEKFAIVLSSMNLPPDKARLLRQYDNEKKWDLICDQERFQVKNPPHTYIQKLRGYLDPGVTRKKFRRRVQESTKVLRELEISLRTNHIGWVREFLNDENRGLDVLVEYLSFAQCAVMLDFEGLENGEDGFLDKAKSWSRSIEDLHHSSTQPFCNTLVRSARQSVLRNGTVSNSKTIKNSRLVSQKDDVHVCIMCLRAIMNYQYGFNMVMSHAHAVNEIALSLNNKNSRTKALVLELLAAVCLVRGGHEIILSAFDNFKEVCKEKQRFERLMDYFRCEEGNIDYMVACMQFINIVVHSVEDMNFRVHLQYEFTKLGLDDYLEKCKHTESDKLSVQIQAYLDNVFDVGGLLEDAETKNAALEKVDELEEHLSHVTEKLLEIENDTMMKVADLEKLLLQKDKDLHAIRETYESTNTQVTTLRRVIKEKDAAYQRHFNIERRLLELEQQGTIRLHKKADGDIAIEPLVVGGGSGVGISGLGIPLGDIRQLSLGSTAGLTEPGGPDTSLPPASEAPPPPPPPPPPPPPLPSVSGHGVLIPPPPPLAPPLPGASPSVFLSVGLSAIRIKKPIKTKFRLPVFNWTALKPNQINGTVFNEIDDERVLEELDLERFEELFKTRAQGPIVDFCCTKSKVAQKAVNKVSLLDSNRSKNLAITLRKANKSTEEICKAIEKFDLKALPVDFVECLMRFLPTEGEVKVMRQYERERRPLDQLTEEDRFMLFFSKIERLTQRMNIITFVGNFSDNINMLTPQLNAVIAASASVKSAPKLKRVLEIILALGNYMNSSKRGCVYGFKLQSLDLLLDTKSTDRKMTLLHYIALILKEKYPELANFYNELHFVDKAAAVSLENVLLDVRELGKGMDLIRRECSLHDHSVLKGFVQASDTQLDKLQKDAKTAEEAFNNVVNYFGESAKTTPPSVFFPVFVRFIRAYKDATEQNEQRKKQEEAMREKLLAQEAKQHDPKVQAQKKKQQQHELITELRKRQAKDHRPVYEGKDGTIEDIITAEKKINDSIERISETSLSYELTR from the exons ATGGGTAATATAGAGAGTGTGGACGGCCAGTCTGAGATGAAGCATCACATCATGCCTCTGAAGGTCCCCATGCCTGACTCCAACGAGCTGGAGGAGAAGTTTGCCATCGTTTTG agttctATGAACCTGCCTCCGGACAAAGCGCGGCTGCTCAGACAGTATGACAACGAGAAGAAGTGGGACCTGATCTGCGACCAG GAGAGATTTCAGGTGAAGAATCCGCCTCACACCTACATCCAGAAGCTACGAGGATACTTAGACCCTGGAGTCACTCGAAAG AAGTTTCGCAGACGTGTGCAGGAATCTACAAAAGTCTTGAGGGAGCTGGAGATCTCACTGAGGACAAACCACATTGG GTGGGTCAGGGAGTTCCTCAATGATGAGAACAGAGGCCTTGACGTCCTGGTGGAGTACCTCTCCTTCGCACAGTGTGCTGTCAT GTTGGATTTTGAGGGGCTGGAGAATGGGGAGGATGGCTTCTTGGATAAGGCTAAATCTTGGAGCAGGTCCATAGAGGATCTGCACCATTCCAGCACCCAACCCTTCTGCAACACACTGGTGCGCTCTGCCCGCCAGTCTGTCCTCCG CAATGGCACAGTTTCCAACAGCAAAACCATCAAGAACTCCCGCCTCGTGAGCCAAAAAGACgacgtgcatgtgtgcatcATGTGCTTGAGAGCAATCATGAATTACCAG TATGGCTTCAATATGGTCATGTCTCACGCACACGCAGTCAACGAAATTGCTCTCAGCTTGAACAATAAGAACTCACG GACAAAAGCCTTGGTCCTTGAGCTGCTGGCTGCCGTCTGTCTGGTCCGAGGAGGTCACGAGATCATCCTCTCAGCATTTGACAACTTCAAAGAG GTGTGTAAGGAGAAGCAGCGCTTTGAGAGACTGATGGATTACTTCCGCTGTGAGGAGGGAAACATCGACTACATG GTTGCTTGCATGCAGTTCATCAACATTGTGGTCCACTCGGTTGAGGACATGAACTTCAGAGTCCATCTGCAGTATGAATTCACCAAGCTGGGACTGGATGATTACCTGGAG AAATGTAAACACACGGAGAGCGACAAGCTGTCGGTGCAGATCCAGGCCTACCTGGATAACGTGTTTGACGTGGGTGGTCTGCTGGAAGACGCGGAGACGAAGAATGCAGCTCTGGAGAAGGTGGATGAACTGGAGGAGCACCTGTCTCAT GTGACGGAGAAGCTGCTGGAGATTGAGAATGACACAATGATGAAAGTAGCTGATCTTGAGAAGCTGCTCCTTCAGAAAGATAAGGACCTGCATGCAATACGG GAGACGTACGAGTCGACCAACACCCAGGTCACCACCCTGAGGAGGGTGATCAAGGAGAAGGATGCCGCCTACCAGAGACACTTCAACATCGAGAGGCGTCTGCTGGAGCTCGAGCAGCAAGGCACCATCCGTTTGCACAAGAAGGCCGATGGAGACATCGCCATCGAGCCGCTGGTTGTCGGGGGCGGGAGTGGAGTTGGGATTAGTGGCCTTGGGATCCCACTGGGTGACATCAGGCAGCTGTCTTTGGGTTCAACAGCTGGGTTGACCGAACCAGGAGGACCAGACACCAGTTTACCACCAGCCAGTGAAgcccctccaccccctcctccacctcctccgcctcctcctcctctcccctctgtcTCAG GCCACGGTGTACTAATCCCACCGCCACCtcctctcgctccacctctgcCAGGGGCTTCTCCGTCAGTTTTCCTCAGTGTGGGTCTCTCAG CTATCAGGATAAAGAAGCCCATCAAGACCAAGTTCCGCCTGCCTGTGTTTAACTGGACGGCCTTGAAGCCCAATCAGATCAACGGCACCGTCTTCAACGAGATTGATGATGAACGCGTGCTAGAG GAGCTGGATCTGGAAAGGTTTGAGGAGCTGTTTAAGACCAGAGCCCAGGGTCCAATTGTGGATTTCTGCTGCACAAAGAGCAAAGTAGCTCAGAAGGCGGTAAACAAAGTCTCCCTTCTGGACTCCAACCGCTCCAAGAACTTAGCCATCACACTGCGAAAGGCTAACAAGAGCACAGAAGAGATCTGCAAAGCAATAGAGAA GTTTGACCTCAAGGCCTTACCCGTCGACTTTGTGGAGTGCCTGATGCGTTTCCTGCCCACGGAGGGCGAGGTGAAGGTGATGCGTCAGTACGAGCGTGAGCGGCGTCCACTGGACCAGCTAACGGAGGAAGATCGctttatgttgtttttcagCAAGATCGAGAGGCTCACGCAGAGAATGAACATCATCACCTTTGTTGGGAActtttctgacaacatcaacatgCTCACGCCGCAGCTCAACGCAGTCATCGCTGCTTCTGCCTCAGTGAAATCTGCACCAAAGTTGAAAAGAGTGCTCGAG ATCATTTTAGCCTTGGGGAACTACATGAACAGCAGCAAGCGAGGCTGCGTTTATGGCTTCAAATTACAAAGTCTTGATCTG CTGCTGGACACTAAGTCTACAGACAGGAAGATGACGTTGCTCCACTACATAGCTCTCATTTTGAAAGAGAAGTACCCTGAACTGGCCAACTTCTACAACGAACTGCACTTTGTGGATAAAGCTGCAGCAG TTTCTCTGGAAAATGTGCTGTTGGATGTTCGAGAGCTGGGGAAAGGCATGGACCTGATCCGGAGAGAGTGCAGCCTCCATGACCATTCGGTCTTGAAAGGCTTCGTCCAGGCCAGTGACACACAGCTGGACAAGCTGCAGAAGGACGCCAAGACAGCAGAG GAAGCCTTCAACAATGTGGTGAACTACTTCGGAGAGAGCGCCAAGACGACGCCGCCCTCGGTGTTCTTCCCCGTGTTTGTGCGCTTCATCAGGGCCTACAAG GATGCGACGGAACAAAACGAACAGAGGAAAAAGCAGGAGGAAGCAATGAGAGAAAAGTTACTGGCTCAGGAGGCTAAACAGCATGACCCCAAG GTCCAggcacagaagaagaagcagcagcagcacgagcTGATCACAGAGCTGCGCAAGCGGCAAGCCAAAGACCACCGACCCGTGTACGAGGGCAAGGATGGCACTATTGAAGACATCATCACAG